In Acaryochloris marina S15, a single genomic region encodes these proteins:
- a CDS encoding S41 family peptidase has translation MFILRLQVALLSTALSIAAVTTAFSPPKTWAAPKSDSSKAIIDEVWQVINGDYLDTTFNDTNWLAVRSQYLNRTYTSKEEVYDAVREMLDKLEDPYTRFLDPKQFKNMQIDTSGELTGVGVQITQDEKTKDITVIAPIEGSPASQAGLLNKDVIVQVDDTNIRGMDLNEAVSLIRGPVNSNVTLTVLRGQEQLSFKIKRARIEIHPVRFSTQTTPAGTVGYIRLNQFSNNATAEMRKAIQELEKQRVTGFVLDLRSNPGGLLYSSAEIARMWMGEGTIVATVDRKGGEDKLTSDKNTLTDRPLVILVDGGSASASEILAGALQDHQRAILLGTQTFGKGLVQSVMPLEDDSALAVTVSKYMTPNGRDIHKKGIEPDIEVKLTDKQRGDLFQNPSKLGTESDPQYAKAVAELNKQVEKHRWEKVTVATQYLYSYLKSLVMN, from the coding sequence ATGTTTATTCTTCGGCTCCAGGTTGCGCTTCTATCTACAGCACTCTCAATAGCAGCCGTCACAACCGCTTTCTCCCCCCCTAAGACCTGGGCAGCCCCAAAGTCCGATTCCTCCAAAGCCATCATTGACGAGGTTTGGCAAGTTATCAACGGTGATTATTTAGATACAACCTTCAATGATACAAATTGGCTTGCTGTTCGCAGCCAATACTTAAACCGCACCTATACGTCCAAAGAAGAAGTCTATGACGCAGTCCGCGAAATGCTGGACAAACTTGAGGATCCCTATACTCGCTTTTTGGACCCAAAGCAGTTTAAGAACATGCAAATTGATACGTCTGGTGAGCTGACTGGAGTGGGTGTACAAATCACCCAGGATGAAAAGACAAAAGACATCACCGTTATTGCTCCGATTGAAGGAAGTCCCGCATCCCAAGCAGGACTCTTAAACAAAGATGTGATCGTTCAAGTGGATGATACGAACATCAGAGGGATGGATTTGAATGAAGCGGTCAGCCTCATTCGAGGTCCCGTTAACTCCAACGTGACTCTCACCGTTTTACGGGGTCAGGAGCAGTTGAGTTTTAAGATCAAGCGGGCTCGCATTGAAATCCATCCTGTTCGATTTTCCACTCAAACGACCCCAGCAGGAACAGTTGGCTATATCCGCCTCAACCAATTTAGCAACAACGCCACTGCTGAAATGCGCAAAGCCATTCAAGAATTGGAAAAACAACGGGTGACCGGATTCGTTCTAGACCTGCGCTCAAATCCGGGTGGATTACTGTATTCCAGTGCTGAAATCGCCCGGATGTGGATGGGGGAAGGGACGATTGTGGCCACTGTGGATCGAAAAGGGGGCGAAGATAAACTCACTTCTGATAAAAACACCCTAACGGATAGGCCTCTTGTCATTCTGGTGGATGGAGGGTCTGCCAGTGCCAGTGAGATTTTGGCCGGGGCATTGCAAGATCATCAGCGCGCAATCTTGCTCGGAACTCAGACCTTTGGAAAAGGACTCGTTCAGTCTGTAATGCCTTTGGAGGATGACTCTGCTTTAGCCGTAACCGTTTCTAAATATATGACTCCCAATGGTCGAGATATTCATAAAAAAGGCATTGAGCCCGATATCGAAGTCAAACTCACCGACAAACAACGAGGCGACCTTTTTCAAAACCCAAGCAAACTAGGCACGGAATCGGATCCTCAATATGCAAAAGCGGTAGCCGAACTCAATAAACAAGTTGAAAAACATCGTTGGGAAAAGGTCACCGTTGCCACCCAGTATCTGTACTCATACCTAAAATCCTTAGTCATGAATTAA
- a CDS encoding sulfite exporter TauE/SafE family protein: protein MFTTVIGHVLAVCIGLSLGLIGGGGSILAVPILVYVMGVGAKVAIAMSLVIVGTVSLVGAIPHGLQGNVNLKMALVFTPAAMVGAYLGARLTALPSITETIQLICFGVVMVIASVLMIQKSKTEIVDAALIIEEQGASSIQHYGWIIPLEGLGVGVLTGFVGVGGGFLIIPALVLFGGIPMKEAIGTSLVIIAAKSGTGFLGYIHQVTVDWALVGSLTVAASLGTLVGSYLTRFINDEDLQTGFGYFVFLVAIFVLIRH, encoded by the coding sequence ATGTTTACCACTGTTATAGGTCATGTATTGGCCGTTTGTATTGGTCTTAGTTTGGGCCTGATTGGTGGGGGCGGTTCCATCTTGGCGGTTCCTATTTTGGTTTATGTGATGGGAGTGGGAGCTAAGGTTGCGATCGCAATGAGTCTCGTCATTGTGGGAACAGTGAGCCTGGTGGGTGCGATTCCCCATGGGTTACAGGGAAATGTCAATCTCAAAATGGCTCTTGTCTTTACGCCAGCAGCAATGGTGGGGGCCTATCTGGGTGCACGTCTAACGGCACTGCCCTCGATCACAGAGACCATCCAGCTAATCTGTTTTGGCGTGGTCATGGTGATTGCCAGTGTTTTAATGATTCAAAAAAGCAAGACAGAAATTGTCGATGCTGCCCTCATAATCGAGGAGCAGGGTGCATCATCCATCCAGCATTATGGGTGGATTATTCCATTAGAGGGCCTAGGGGTTGGCGTTCTGACCGGATTTGTCGGAGTGGGGGGAGGATTCTTAATCATCCCGGCTCTGGTGCTGTTCGGCGGGATTCCGATGAAAGAGGCGATTGGCACCTCTCTAGTCATTATCGCGGCCAAGTCAGGGACTGGTTTTTTGGGGTATATCCATCAAGTCACAGTGGATTGGGCATTGGTTGGGTCTCTGACGGTGGCTGCGAGTCTGGGCACGCTGGTGGGATCGTATCTAACCCGCTTTATCAATGATGAGGATCTACAAACAGGATTTGGCTACTTTGTCTTTTTGGTTGCTATCTTTGTGCTGATCCGTCACTAG